In one window of Fusobacteria bacterium ZRK30 DNA:
- the preA gene encoding NAD-dependent dihydropyrimidine dehydrogenase subunit PreA codes for MLKKDLSIEFMGVKFENPFLLSSSPVGNCYEMCSKALESGWGGIVFKTVGFFIANEVSPRFAELQKERAPFVGFKNMEQIAEHSLEENLAAMKKLKEDYPNKVLIASIMGQNEKEWEDLARLVTEIGADMIECNFSCPQMTSHAMGSDVGQNPELVKKYCQAVRRGSNLPFLAKMTPNIGNMVEPAYASMQGGATGIATINTVKSIVGVDLEKQIGLPIVNGKSSVSGYSGKAVKPIALRFIHELKTNEKTKDAPISGIGGIETWEDALEFILLGCETLQVTTSIMQYGYRIVEDLISGLSHYMEEKNIDKLEDLVGKAIDNIIPAEDLDRGYIVYPEINKDECIKCGRCYISCYDGGHQAISWDKENREVSVDKDKCVGCHLCSLVCPVKCISKGEIKFKNENENREISL; via the coding sequence ATGTTAAAAAAAGACTTATCAATAGAATTTATGGGCGTAAAATTTGAAAATCCATTCCTTCTTTCTTCTTCTCCAGTAGGAAACTGTTATGAAATGTGTTCAAAAGCTTTAGAAAGTGGTTGGGGAGGTATAGTTTTTAAGACTGTAGGTTTCTTTATAGCAAACGAAGTTTCTCCAAGATTTGCTGAACTACAAAAAGAAAGAGCCCCTTTTGTTGGATTCAAGAATATGGAACAAATAGCTGAACATTCTTTGGAAGAAAACTTAGCTGCAATGAAAAAACTAAAAGAAGATTATCCTAATAAAGTTCTTATTGCATCTATCATGGGTCAAAACGAAAAAGAATGGGAAGACCTTGCACGTCTAGTTACTGAAATAGGTGCAGATATGATTGAATGTAATTTCTCATGTCCACAAATGACAAGTCACGCAATGGGTTCTGACGTTGGTCAAAATCCTGAATTAGTTAAAAAATACTGCCAAGCAGTAAGAAGAGGAAGTAATTTACCATTTCTTGCAAAAATGACTCCAAACATAGGTAACATGGTAGAACCAGCATATGCTTCTATGCAAGGTGGAGCTACAGGAATTGCTACTATTAATACAGTTAAATCAATTGTTGGAGTAGATCTTGAAAAACAAATAGGATTACCGATTGTAAATGGTAAATCATCTGTTTCTGGATATTCTGGAAAGGCTGTAAAACCTATAGCTCTTAGATTTATACATGAATTAAAAACAAATGAAAAAACTAAAGATGCTCCTATAAGTGGTATCGGTGGTATAGAAACTTGGGAAGACGCCTTAGAATTTATTCTTCTAGGATGTGAAACTCTACAAGTAACTACATCAATTATGCAATACGGTTATAGAATAGTAGAAGATTTAATAAGTGGTCTTTCTCATTATATGGAAGAAAAAAACATAGATAAACTTGAAGATTTAGTAGGAAAAGCAATTGATAATATTATCCCTGCTGAAGATCTTGATAGAGGATATATTGTTTATCCTGAAATAAACAAAGATGAATGTATAAAATGTGGAAGGTGTTATATTTCATGTTACGATGGTGGACATCAAGCTATTTCTTGGGACAAAGAAAACAGAGAAGTTTCTGTTGATAAAGATAAATGTGTAGGATGTCATTTATGTTCATTAGTATGTCCTGTTAAATGTATTAGTAAAGGTGAAATAAAATTCAAAAATGAAAATGAAAACAGAGAAATTAGCCTTTAA
- a CDS encoding DUF1097 domain-containing protein: MKKLFSLSLTTGILCGIWILIGNALNIPTWIGFAGCTAFFAAGGCSDNGVPKALFSTLSGVLWAVVIFQLSNYFPGEYSSATLTAIVTFIMCIQGGLKLFAFIPGTFIGSFSTFAAGGHWEQVIPGLILGVALGFLCDYSGTKLDSVVTIKSDSKNSVT, encoded by the coding sequence ATGAAAAAATTATTTTCCTTATCTTTAACCACAGGTATATTGTGTGGAATTTGGATATTAATTGGTAATGCTCTAAACATCCCTACTTGGATTGGTTTTGCAGGTTGTACAGCTTTTTTTGCTGCAGGAGGATGTAGTGACAATGGTGTTCCAAAAGCATTATTTTCTACTCTTAGTGGTGTATTATGGGCTGTTGTCATCTTTCAACTTTCCAATTACTTTCCTGGTGAATACTCAAGTGCTACCCTTACTGCAATTGTTACCTTCATTATGTGCATTCAAGGAGGACTTAAGTTGTTTGCATTTATTCCTGGTACCTTTATTGGTAGTTTTTCAACATTTGCTGCTGGTGGACACTGGGAACAGGTTATCCCTGGTTTAATCCTAGGAGTGGCTCTAGGATTCTTATGTGATTATAGTGGTACAAAACTTGATTCTGTTGTAACAATTAAATCAGATTCTAAGAATTCTGTTACCTAA
- a CDS encoding tyrosine-type recombinase/integrase, translating into MKGKKGRPPKMEKFFIFLRASEHSQNTLKTYKSAIKFWNGVARSNNKTIYNLNIEELEKGIMSKDLNTKRKLVSALKQLGKWYLRSDYPKLYIELNKLVIIGHKSRIPATKSEKEFIEIKNHAKELIGKGKREGIWLALMLTCGLRISEIQTVEAEDGQIKVIGKRNKQRIVPTSDWILKGLKDLKDTGRGGYKKPRGIVDRGLRRMGYTHLHSLRHTYATILLKRGLPLNQIQKLLGHSDISTTTIYAQTEVPKNVAELLEKDS; encoded by the coding sequence TTGAAAGGAAAAAAGGGAAGACCTCCCAAGATGGAGAAGTTTTTTATTTTCTTGAGAGCTTCTGAACATAGCCAGAATACCCTGAAAACCTATAAATCAGCCATAAAGTTTTGGAATGGGGTAGCAAGATCCAACAACAAAACTATCTATAATCTAAATATCGAGGAACTGGAGAAAGGGATCATGTCAAAGGATCTCAATACCAAGAGAAAATTAGTATCCGCACTAAAGCAGCTAGGGAAATGGTATCTTAGGAGTGACTATCCAAAACTATACATAGAACTAAATAAACTGGTAATCATAGGACATAAAAGTAGAATACCTGCAACTAAGAGTGAGAAGGAATTTATTGAGATAAAAAATCATGCTAAGGAACTTATAGGCAAGGGAAAAAGAGAGGGAATATGGCTAGCATTGATGCTCACTTGTGGTTTGAGAATCAGTGAGATACAAACTGTAGAAGCTGAAGATGGGCAGATAAAGGTAATTGGAAAGAGAAATAAACAGAGGATAGTTCCGACTTCAGACTGGATATTAAAAGGGTTGAAAGATCTAAAAGATACCGGAAGAGGAGGATATAAGAAGCCTAGGGGAATAGTCGATCGAGGTTTGAGGAGGATGGGATATACCCATCTGCATTCTCTCCGACATACCTATGCTACTATTCTATTGAAAAGAGGATTACCCCTCAATCAAATCCAGAAATTACTGGGGCACAGTGATATATCCACTACGACTATCTATGCTCAGACTGAGGTGCCGAAGAATGTGGCGGAGTTATTGGAGAAGGATTCCTAA